In Mucilaginibacter boryungensis, a single window of DNA contains:
- the map gene encoding type I methionyl aminopeptidase, giving the protein MPKIHYKSVEEIELIRESSLLVSKTLGEIAKVVAPGVKTIELNKLAETYIRDNGGVPAFLNYSGFPYSLCISLNDQVVHGFPGNYALKEGDLLSVDCGVILNKYYGDSAYTFAVGEVSEVAQKLMKVTKECLERGVEKAIVGQRIGDIGYAVQEHAESNGFGVVKELVGHGVGLRLHEKPEVPNYGKRGSGIKLEEGMVIAIEPMINAGRAGVKFWDDGWTVSTVDGKPSAHYEHTVAVKKGKVDILSTFSYIDEVLKEK; this is encoded by the coding sequence ATGCCAAAGATCCATTATAAGTCTGTCGAAGAGATAGAACTGATAAGAGAAAGTTCTTTGCTGGTTTCAAAAACACTGGGCGAAATTGCTAAGGTGGTTGCGCCCGGTGTTAAAACAATTGAACTGAATAAGCTGGCAGAAACCTATATCCGTGATAACGGTGGGGTGCCTGCCTTTTTAAACTATAGCGGTTTCCCTTACTCTTTATGCATCTCTTTGAATGACCAGGTAGTACATGGCTTTCCGGGAAATTACGCGTTGAAAGAAGGCGACTTGCTATCGGTTGATTGCGGCGTTATCCTGAATAAGTACTACGGCGATTCAGCTTATACCTTTGCCGTTGGCGAGGTAAGCGAGGTGGCGCAGAAACTGATGAAGGTTACCAAAGAATGCCTTGAACGCGGTGTAGAGAAAGCCATAGTGGGCCAGCGCATTGGCGATATTGGCTACGCAGTGCAGGAACACGCTGAAAGCAACGGGTTTGGTGTAGTGAAGGAATTGGTTGGCCATGGTGTGGGTTTACGCCTGCACGAAAAGCCTGAAGTGCCAAACTACGGTAAACGCGGCAGCGGCATTAAACTGGAAGAGGGGATGGTGATTGCCATTGAGCCTATGATAAATGCAGGCCGTGCAGGGGTGAAGTTTTGGGATGATGGCTGGACAGTATCAACCGTAGATGGAAAACCATCGGCCCATTATGAGCATACGGTGGCCGTGAAAAAAGGGAAAGTGGATATACTTTCGACATTTTCATATATAGACGAAGTTTTAAAAGAAAAATAA
- the secY gene encoding preprotein translocase subunit SecY gives MKKFFTTLSNIWKIEDLRVRIINTLLFLLIYRVGSYVVLPGVDANVLNAQQGKEGLLGLLNMFAGGSFSRASIFALGVMPYISASIVMQLLGIAVPYFTKMQKEGESGRNKINQWTRYMTIFITAAQAVGYVRSQIPANGHLMTDPYFTVLTTLTLTAGTLFVMWLGEKITDKGIGNGISLIIMVGIIASLPGAIGSEFNDKVIGTGGGPIFFIVELVALMAVVMFTILIVQGTRKVAVQYAKRIVGNKQYGGVRQYIPLKVTAAGVMPIIFAQALMFIPATIGSFFPKIASSSIVIALSNYTTWQHNLVFAILIILFTFFYTAITVNPTQMADDMKKNNGFIPGVKPGQATSSFLDGVISKITLPGSIFLAIVAIIPAFANMAHINSQFARFFGGTSLIILVGVVLDTLQQIESHLLMRHYDGLMKTGRIKGRSAVPTAAGTTPPVI, from the coding sequence ATGAAGAAATTTTTCACAACATTATCCAATATCTGGAAAATTGAGGATTTAAGAGTGCGTATTATTAACACACTCTTATTTCTTTTAATATACCGTGTAGGTTCATACGTTGTTTTACCTGGTGTAGACGCGAATGTGCTAAATGCTCAGCAAGGTAAAGAAGGCCTGCTTGGTTTATTAAATATGTTTGCCGGTGGGTCATTCTCGCGGGCATCTATTTTTGCATTAGGGGTAATGCCATACATTTCTGCATCCATTGTGATGCAGTTATTGGGTATTGCTGTTCCTTATTTTACTAAAATGCAAAAAGAGGGTGAAAGCGGCAGGAATAAAATTAACCAGTGGACACGCTACATGACCATTTTTATTACCGCGGCGCAGGCTGTTGGTTATGTGCGCTCGCAAATACCGGCTAACGGGCACCTGATGACAGATCCATACTTTACCGTGTTAACTACTTTAACCTTAACCGCAGGTACTTTATTTGTAATGTGGCTGGGCGAGAAAATTACCGATAAAGGTATTGGCAACGGTATCTCATTAATTATTATGGTGGGTATCATCGCATCGTTACCCGGTGCTATTGGCAGCGAGTTTAATGATAAAGTTATTGGTACCGGCGGCGGCCCGATCTTCTTTATTGTTGAGTTGGTTGCGCTGATGGCGGTAGTAATGTTCACTATCCTTATTGTACAGGGTACCCGCAAGGTTGCTGTGCAATATGCTAAACGCATAGTAGGTAACAAGCAATATGGTGGTGTACGTCAGTACATCCCGTTAAAAGTTACTGCGGCTGGTGTAATGCCTATCATTTTCGCGCAAGCGTTAATGTTTATCCCGGCAACTATCGGGTCGTTTTTCCCTAAGATAGCATCAAGCAGTATTGTTATAGCTTTATCAAACTATACTACATGGCAACATAACCTGGTGTTTGCGATATTGATCATCCTGTTCACTTTCTTTTATACAGCTATTACGGTTAACCCAACCCAAATGGCTGATGATATGAAGAAAAACAATGGCTTTATCCCGGGTGTTAAACCTGGCCAGGCTACATCAAGCTTCCTGGATGGTGTAATTTCTAAGATCACTTTGCCGGGCTCTATTTTCCTGGCTATTGTGGCTATCATCCCGGCATTTGCAAATATGGCGCATATTAACAGTCAGTTTGCACGCTTTTTTGGTGGTACATCACTGATTATATTGGTGGGCGTTGTTTTAGATACCCTGCAGCAAATAGAAAGTCATTTATTAATGCGTCATTATGATGGGTTAATGAAAACCGGAAGGATTAAAGGCCGCAGCGCAGTACCAACTGCAGCAGGCACAACCCCACCGGTTATCTAA
- the rplO gene encoding 50S ribosomal protein L15, translating into MNLSNLKPAEGSTKNRKRIGRGTGSGRGGTSTRGHKGAGSRSGTSTKVGFEGGQMPLQRRVPKVGFKNPNRVEYVSLNLDALQILADTYKLTAIDFDVMKEHGLASKNDLVKVLGRGELKAKLEVKAHAFSATAQKAIEAAGGSIVKM; encoded by the coding sequence ATGAACTTAAGTAATTTAAAACCTGCAGAAGGTTCTACTAAAAATAGAAAAAGAATTGGCCGTGGTACAGGTTCTGGCCGTGGCGGTACATCAACCCGTGGCCACAAAGGCGCAGGGTCGCGCTCTGGTACCAGCACCAAGGTAGGTTTTGAAGGTGGCCAAATGCCATTACAACGCCGTGTGCCTAAGGTTGGTTTCAAAAATCCTAACCGCGTTGAGTATGTAAGCTTAAACCTGGATGCACTGCAAATTTTGGCAGACACCTATAAGCTTACTGCAATTGATTTTGATGTAATGAAAGAACATGGTTTAGCATCTAAAAACGACCTGGTAAAAGTATTAGGCCGTGGCGAACTAAAAGCTAAATTAGAAGTTAAAGCACATGCGTTTTCTGCTACTGCACAAAAAGCTATTGAAGCAGCCGGCGGTTCAATCGTTAAAATGTAA
- the rpmD gene encoding 50S ribosomal protein L30, which yields MAKIKITQIKSVIDRSERQKKTIEALGLKKINQSVEVEATPAIIGMVRKVNHLVAVENI from the coding sequence ATGGCAAAAATCAAAATAACTCAGATTAAAAGCGTGATCGATAGAAGTGAGCGCCAGAAAAAAACCATCGAAGCTTTAGGTTTAAAGAAAATTAACCAAAGTGTTGAGGTTGAAGCTACACCTGCTATTATTGGTATGGTGCGTAAAGTAAATCATTTGGTAGCAGTAGAAAATATTTAA
- the rpsE gene encoding 30S ribosomal protein S5, whose amino-acid sequence MSTINVKRVKTSEIELKDRLVSIQRVAKVTKGGRTFSFSAIVVVGDENGVVGYGLGKAKEVTEAIAKGVDDAKKNLVKVPIINGTVPHEQYGKFSGGFVFIKPAANGTGVIAGGAMRAVLESAGVHNVLAKSKGSSNPHNVVKATVSALSQMRDAYTVAQQRGINLGKVFNG is encoded by the coding sequence ATGTCAACAATTAACGTAAAAAGAGTAAAAACAAGCGAGATCGAATTAAAAGACCGCTTGGTAAGCATACAACGTGTTGCCAAAGTAACCAAAGGCGGCCGTACTTTCAGCTTCAGTGCCATTGTGGTAGTGGGCGATGAGAATGGTGTTGTTGGTTACGGTTTAGGTAAAGCAAAAGAAGTAACCGAGGCTATTGCCAAAGGTGTTGATGATGCTAAAAAGAACCTGGTAAAAGTGCCAATTATTAATGGTACTGTACCGCACGAGCAATATGGCAAGTTTTCAGGTGGTTTTGTATTTATTAAACCGGCTGCAAACGGTACTGGTGTAATTGCCGGTGGTGCAATGCGTGCCGTGTTAGAATCGGCCGGCGTACACAACGTATTAGCTAAATCAAAAGGATCATCAAACCCGCACAACGTGGTTAAAGCAACTGTATCGGCGTTATCGCAAATGCGCGATGCTTATACTGTAGCACAGCAACGCGGTATTAATTTAGGTAAAGTATTTAACGGATAA
- the rplR gene encoding 50S ribosomal protein L18 yields MAAKLSRRDRIKKGIRKRVSGSAERPRLSVYRSNKGIYAQIIDDVTGKTLVSTSSLSKDFAEKGNKSDQSVAVGKMVAQKAIAAGITSVVFDRNGYLYHGRVKSLAEGAREGGLIF; encoded by the coding sequence ATGGCAGCTAAACTATCAAGAAGAGACAGAATAAAAAAAGGCATCCGGAAACGTGTTTCTGGTTCGGCCGAGCGCCCGCGCTTATCAGTGTACAGGAGCAATAAAGGTATTTATGCCCAGATCATTGACGATGTAACCGGTAAAACGTTAGTTTCAACATCATCTTTATCAAAAGATTTTGCTGAAAAAGGCAACAAGTCAGATCAATCAGTTGCCGTTGGCAAAATGGTTGCTCAAAAAGCTATTGCAGCAGGTATCACCTCTGTAGTGTTTGACCGTAATGGTTACTTATATCATGGCCGTGTTAAATCATTGGCTGAAGGTGCACGTGAAGGTGGTTTAATTTTTTAA
- the rplF gene encoding 50S ribosomal protein L6 has product MSRVGKAPIALPAGVTVTVSGDNLVTVKGPKGELQQAVDSDITIAQEDGQLLVQRPSEQKRHKALHGLYRALLNNMVIGVTTGYKVEQELVGVGYRATNTGNTLDLVLGYSHHYVFELPKEIKVSTTAEKGKNPTIILESIDKQLIGQVAAKIRSLRKPEPYKGKGIKFVGEVLRRKAGKSASKK; this is encoded by the coding sequence ATGTCAAGAGTAGGAAAAGCACCTATAGCATTACCGGCAGGCGTTACTGTAACCGTATCAGGTGATAACCTGGTAACCGTTAAAGGCCCTAAAGGTGAATTGCAGCAGGCTGTGGATAGTGATATCACTATTGCACAGGAAGATGGCCAATTGTTAGTACAACGCCCGTCTGAACAAAAACGTCATAAAGCGCTGCATGGTTTATACCGCGCGTTATTAAATAACATGGTAATTGGTGTAACCACAGGTTACAAAGTGGAGCAGGAATTAGTGGGTGTAGGTTACCGTGCCACCAATACCGGCAATACATTAGATTTAGTGTTGGGTTATTCTCACCATTATGTATTCGAATTGCCAAAAGAAATTAAAGTTTCAACAACTGCTGAGAAGGGTAAAAACCCAACCATCATCCTGGAATCAATCGACAAACAACTGATCGGTCAGGTAGCGGCAAAAATACGCTCGTTACGTAAACCAGAGCCTTACAAAGGTAAAGGTATCAAGTTTGTTGGCGAGGTGTTAAGAAGAAAAGCAGGTAAATCAGCATCTAAAAAATAA
- the rpsH gene encoding 30S ribosomal protein S8 codes for MNTDPIADYLTRVRNAIKANHRVVEIPASNLKKEITKVLFDKGYIANFKFEDNGPQGIIKVALKYHPITKIPAIRNISRISKPGLRKYAGTATMPRVLNGLGIAIVSTSKGVMSDKEARQQNVGGEVLCYVY; via the coding sequence ATGAATACAGATCCAATCGCAGATTATCTTACACGAGTAAGGAATGCTATTAAGGCCAACCATAGGGTTGTTGAAATTCCTGCATCAAATCTGAAGAAGGAAATCACGAAAGTGCTTTTCGACAAAGGTTACATTGCCAATTTTAAATTTGAGGATAATGGTCCTCAGGGCATCATCAAAGTTGCTTTGAAATACCACCCGATAACTAAAATCCCGGCTATTCGCAACATATCGCGTATCAGTAAACCAGGTTTGAGGAAATACGCAGGCACCGCAACTATGCCACGTGTATTAAATGGTTTAGGTATCGCTATCGTCTCTACATCAAAAGGCGTAATGTCTGACAAAGAAGCACGTCAGCAAAACGTAGGTGGCGAAGTTTTGTGCTATGTTTATTAA
- the rpsN gene encoding 30S ribosomal protein S14, whose product MAKEGVKAREVKRAKLVAKYAEKRAALKAAGDYEGLDKLPKAASPVKLHNRCKLTGRPRGYMRQFGISRVTFREMALAGKIPGVKKASW is encoded by the coding sequence ATGGCTAAAGAAGGCGTAAAAGCACGTGAAGTTAAACGCGCTAAATTAGTTGCTAAGTATGCTGAAAAAAGAGCAGCACTTAAAGCAGCCGGTGATTATGAAGGTTTAGACAAATTGCCTAAAGCAGCATCACCAGTAAAATTACACAACCGTTGCAAGCTTACTGGCCGCCCGCGTGGTTACATGCGCCAGTTCGGTATCTCGAGGGTAACTTTCCGCGAGATGGCGCTGGCTGGTAAAATACCGGGAGTTAAAAAAGCAAGCTGGTAA
- the rplE gene encoding 50S ribosomal protein L5, with the protein MTYVPRLKTKYSDEIRTALKDKFQYKSVMQVPKLEKIAINQGVGAATTDKKLIDVAISELSTITGQQAVASKSKKDISNFKLRKNMPVGVRVTLRDNTMYEFLDRLISVALPRIRDFKGINDKGFDGRGNYTLGVTEQIIFPEINIDKINKIMGMDITFVTSAKNDVEALELLKQFGLPFKNQNNNG; encoded by the coding sequence ATGACTTACGTACCAAGATTAAAAACTAAGTATTCGGACGAGATCCGCACCGCGCTGAAAGATAAATTTCAGTACAAAAGTGTAATGCAGGTTCCGAAACTGGAGAAAATTGCCATCAACCAGGGTGTTGGTGCTGCTACTACTGATAAAAAACTGATTGACGTAGCTATTAGCGAGTTAAGTACCATTACCGGTCAGCAAGCTGTTGCTTCAAAATCTAAAAAAGATATCTCGAACTTTAAGTTACGTAAAAATATGCCGGTTGGTGTACGCGTTACTTTACGTGATAATACAATGTATGAATTCTTAGATCGTCTGATCTCTGTTGCCCTGCCACGTATCCGTGACTTTAAAGGCATCAACGATAAAGGTTTCGACGGCCGCGGTAACTATACATTAGGTGTTACCGAGCAAATTATCTTCCCGGAAATTAACATTGACAAGATCAATAAAATTATGGGTATGGATATTACCTTTGTAACCTCGGCAAAAAATGATGTTGAAGCATTAGAGTTGCTGAAACAATTTGGTTTACCATTTAAAAATCAAAATAACAATGGCTAA
- the rplX gene encoding 50S ribosomal protein L24, which produces MEKKINKPAKLKIKKGDLVKVIAGDSKGTQGKIVEIIIAKNRAIVEGANMVSKHTKPNAANPNGGIVKQEAAIHISNLALVDPKTGATTRVGRKKNDAGKLVRVAKKSGEEIK; this is translated from the coding sequence ATGGAAAAGAAAATAAACAAACCTGCCAAATTAAAGATCAAAAAAGGTGATCTGGTTAAGGTAATTGCCGGCGACTCTAAAGGTACACAAGGCAAAATAGTTGAAATTATTATTGCTAAAAACAGGGCTATTGTTGAAGGTGCCAACATGGTATCAAAACATACCAAACCTAACGCTGCCAACCCTAACGGTGGCATTGTTAAGCAGGAAGCCGCTATTCATATCTCAAACCTGGCTTTGGTTGATCCAAAAACAGGTGCAACAACCCGCGTTGGCCGTAAAAAGAACGATGCAGGTAAATTAGTAAGGGTAGCAAAAAAATCAGGGGAGGAAATTAAGTAA
- the rplN gene encoding 50S ribosomal protein L14 — protein MVQQESRLNVADNSGAKEVLVIRVLGGTGKRYASIGDKIVVTVKSALPSGNVKKGTVSKAVVVRTKKEIRRKDGSYIRFDDNAAVLLNNQDEPRGTRIFGPVARELREKQFMKIVSLAPEVL, from the coding sequence ATGGTACAACAGGAATCAAGGCTGAATGTAGCCGATAACAGTGGCGCTAAAGAAGTGCTGGTGATCCGTGTGTTGGGTGGTACCGGTAAAAGGTATGCATCAATAGGCGATAAAATTGTAGTTACCGTAAAAAGCGCATTGCCATCAGGCAACGTTAAAAAAGGTACAGTATCTAAAGCAGTAGTAGTTAGGACTAAAAAAGAAATCCGTCGTAAAGATGGTTCTTATATTCGTTTTGACGATAACGCAGCCGTTTTGTTGAACAACCAGGACGAGCCAAGAGGTACCCGTATTTTTGGCCCGGTAGCAAGGGAATTGCGTGAAAAACAGTTCATGAAAATTGTATCATTAGCACCGGAGGTATTATAA
- the rpsQ gene encoding 30S ribosomal protein S17 encodes MERNLRKTRTGLVVSNKMEKSIVVAVERKVKHPIYGKFVKKTTKFMAHDEDNTCGIGDTVLIMETRPLSKSKNWRLVQILERAK; translated from the coding sequence ATGGAAAGAAATTTAAGAAAAACACGTACCGGCCTGGTAGTTAGCAACAAGATGGAAAAATCTATCGTTGTAGCGGTTGAACGTAAAGTAAAACACCCGATCTACGGTAAGTTTGTGAAAAAAACTACCAAATTTATGGCTCATGATGAAGACAATACCTGTGGTATTGGCGATACCGTATTAATTATGGAAACCCGCCCATTGAGCAAAAGCAAAAATTGGAGATTGGTTCAAATTTTAGAGAGGGCTAAATAA
- the rpmC gene encoding 50S ribosomal protein L29 gives MKNSEIAELSTEELAARIGEETKNLNKLKFAHAVSAIENPTRITKVRKDIARLNTELTKRKAAPAPEAK, from the coding sequence ATGAAGAACTCAGAAATTGCAGAGCTATCAACTGAAGAGTTGGCAGCAAGAATTGGCGAGGAAACGAAAAATCTGAATAAACTGAAATTCGCGCACGCGGTTTCGGCTATTGAGAACCCTACCCGTATCACTAAAGTACGCAAGGACATCGCCCGTTTAAACACAGAATTAACCAAACGCAAAGCCGCACCAGCGCCCGAGGCGAAATAA
- the rplP gene encoding 50S ribosomal protein L16 yields the protein MLQPKRTKFRKMQKGKMKGNASRGAELSFGSFGIKSLEPAWITSRQIEAARIAVTRFMKREGQVWIRIFPDKPVTKKPAEVRMGKGKGAPEYWVAVVRPGRIIFEAEGVPLDIAKEALRLAAQKLPVQTRFVVRKDYAEA from the coding sequence ATGCTACAGCCAAAAAGAACGAAGTTCAGAAAGATGCAAAAAGGCAAGATGAAGGGCAACGCCAGTCGTGGTGCTGAACTATCTTTCGGTTCTTTCGGTATAAAATCACTCGAGCCGGCCTGGATCACCAGCCGTCAGATCGAGGCTGCGCGTATCGCTGTAACACGTTTCATGAAACGTGAGGGACAAGTTTGGATCAGGATATTCCCTGACAAACCGGTAACTAAAAAACCAGCCGAGGTACGTATGGGTAAAGGTAAAGGTGCTCCGGAATATTGGGTAGCGGTAGTACGCCCCGGAAGGATCATTTTTGAGGCAGAAGGTGTGCCATTGGATATTGCCAAAGAAGCACTTCGCCTGGCCGCGCAAAAATTGCCGGTACAAACAAGGTTCGTAGTTCGTAAGGATTACGCCGAAGCATAA
- the rpsC gene encoding 30S ribosomal protein S3: MGQKAHPIGNRLGIIRGWDSNWFGGNNYSDKLVEDEKIRKYISARISKGGVSKVVIERTLKRITITIHTARPGIVIGKGGQEVDKIKEELKKLTKKDVQINIFEIKRPELDAQLVAESIAKQLEARISFRRAMKTTIASTMRMGAEGIKVMTSGRLGGAEMARTEQYKEGRIPLHTFRADIDYALGEALTTYGKIGVKVWICKGEVYGKRDLSPNIGQTSSASGKGGRPEGAAAFGDRGGRGGNDRGGDRRQGGDRRGGPGGNRGPGQGGNRGGQGGGNRGGQGGRR, translated from the coding sequence ATGGGACAAAAAGCACATCCAATAGGTAATAGGTTAGGCATCATCAGAGGATGGGATTCTAACTGGTTCGGTGGCAACAACTACTCCGACAAATTAGTTGAAGACGAAAAGATCCGCAAGTACATCTCGGCCCGTATTTCAAAAGGCGGTGTATCTAAAGTGGTTATCGAACGTACTTTAAAACGCATTACAATTACAATACATACTGCCCGTCCGGGTATCGTTATCGGTAAAGGCGGCCAGGAAGTTGATAAGATCAAAGAAGAATTAAAGAAACTGACTAAAAAGGACGTTCAAATTAACATCTTCGAGATTAAACGCCCCGAGCTTGATGCACAATTAGTTGCTGAAAGCATAGCGAAACAACTGGAAGCACGTATCTCTTTCCGTCGTGCCATGAAAACTACCATCGCATCAACCATGAGAATGGGCGCCGAAGGTATCAAGGTAATGACTTCAGGCCGCTTAGGTGGTGCCGAAATGGCCCGTACCGAGCAGTACAAAGAGGGACGTATCCCATTGCACACGTTCCGTGCCGATATCGACTACGCTTTAGGTGAAGCCTTAACTACTTATGGTAAAATAGGTGTTAAAGTGTGGATTTGCAAAGGCGAGGTTTACGGTAAACGCGACTTGTCGCCTAACATTGGCCAAACCAGCAGCGCAAGCGGCAAAGGCGGACGCCCTGAAGGTGCAGCAGCATTTGGCGACCGTGGTGGCCGTGGCGGTAATGACCGTGGTGGCGATCGTCGCCAGGGTGGCGACCGCAGAGGCGGCCCAGGTGGCAACCGTGGCCCAGGCCAGGGTGGTAACCGTGGCGGACAAGGCGGTGGTAACCGTGGTGGCCAGGGTGGCAGAAGATAA
- the rplV gene encoding 50S ribosomal protein L22, whose translation MEANTKIKKSVAIRQRKEAAKAQEGGASVAKLQNCPTSPRKMRLVVDLIRGENVEKALYILKFTNKEAAIRVEKLLLSAIKNWEAKNEGKRVEDSALYVSEVSVGGGRQLKRLRPAPQGRGYRIRKRSNHVTLIVDSKNVNN comes from the coding sequence ATGGAAGCAAATACAAAAATTAAAAAGTCTGTAGCTATCAGACAACGCAAAGAAGCGGCGAAAGCCCAGGAAGGCGGCGCTTCTGTTGCTAAGTTACAGAACTGCCCAACCTCTCCGCGCAAAATGCGTTTGGTTGTGGATCTTATCCGTGGCGAAAACGTAGAGAAAGCTTTATACATTTTAAAGTTCACTAATAAAGAAGCCGCTATCCGTGTAGAAAAATTGTTGTTATCGGCAATTAAAAACTGGGAAGCAAAAAACGAAGGCAAACGTGTTGAGGACAGCGCTTTATATGTAAGCGAAGTATCAGTAGGCGGTGGCCGTCAGCTGAAAAGGTTACGCCCTGCACCGCAAGGAAGGGGATACCGTATCCGCAAGCGCTCAAACCACGTAACCCTTATTGTGGATAGTAAAAACGTTAACAATTAA
- the rpsS gene encoding 30S ribosomal protein S19 → MARSIKKGPYIDHNLDKKVLTLNESNKKSVVKTWSRRSMISPDFVGHTFAVHNGNKFIPVYVTENMVGHKLGEFAPTRTFRGHAEKKK, encoded by the coding sequence ATGGCTCGTTCAATTAAAAAAGGACCTTATATTGATCATAACCTGGATAAGAAAGTACTTACCCTGAATGAATCAAATAAAAAATCGGTTGTAAAAACATGGTCACGCCGTTCCATGATCTCTCCTGATTTCGTGGGTCATACATTTGCAGTGCACAACGGCAACAAGTTTATCCCTGTGTACGTAACAGAAAACATGGTAGGACACAAGTTAGGTGAATTTGCACCAACCCGTACCTTCCGTGGTCACGCAGAAAAGAAAAAATAA
- the rplB gene encoding 50S ribosomal protein L2, giving the protein MAVKRFKPVTPGTRFRVGADYSDVTTNVPEKTLVVAIKKSGGRNNSGKMTMRYLGGGHKKSYRLIDFKRNKFDIPAKVATIEYDPNRSARIALLVFADGEKRYMIAPTGLTVGQTVVSGENVAPEVGNTLPLKSIPLGSLIHAIELNPGQGAVIARSAGTYAQLAARDGKYAVIKLPSGETRMILATCLATIGTVSNAEKANEVLGKAGRKRWLGRRPRVRGVAMNPVDHPMGGGEGRASGGHPRSRKGLLAKGFKTRDKKKSSDRYIIERRKK; this is encoded by the coding sequence ATGGCAGTTAAAAGATTTAAACCGGTTACCCCGGGTACCCGCTTCAGGGTAGGTGCCGATTACTCTGACGTTACCACCAACGTTCCTGAAAAAACGTTAGTAGTAGCTATCAAGAAATCAGGCGGACGTAACAACTCCGGTAAAATGACCATGCGCTATTTGGGCGGTGGCCATAAAAAATCGTATCGTTTGATCGATTTTAAACGTAACAAATTTGACATCCCTGCAAAGGTTGCTACAATTGAGTATGATCCAAACCGCTCGGCACGTATTGCTTTATTAGTATTTGCTGACGGCGAGAAAAGATACATGATCGCTCCTACAGGTTTAACAGTTGGCCAAACCGTAGTGTCGGGCGAGAACGTTGCACCAGAGGTTGGTAACACTTTACCATTAAAAAGCATACCACTGGGTTCATTAATTCATGCAATTGAATTGAACCCTGGCCAGGGCGCGGTTATTGCCCGCTCGGCAGGTACTTACGCGCAGCTTGCTGCCCGCGATGGTAAATATGCAGTTATCAAATTGCCTTCAGGCGAAACCCGTATGATACTGGCTACTTGTTTAGCAACTATTGGTACCGTTTCAAACGCCGAGAAAGCGAACGAAGTGTTAGGTAAAGCCGGCCGCAAGCGCTGGTTGGGCCGCCGCCCACGTGTACGTGGTGTAGCAATGAACCCGGTAGATCACCCTATGGGTGGTGGCGAGGGCCGTGCTTCAGGTGGTCACCCACGTTCACGCAAAGGTTTATTAGCTAAAGGCTTCAAAACCCGCGATAAAAAGAAATCATCTGATCGTTACATCATTGAAAGAAGGAAGAAATAA
- the rplW gene encoding 50S ribosomal protein L23, translated as MQVLTKPLLTEKVAQLTEKLNRFVFKVDHRANKIQIKAAVEEMYGVTVVAVNTMKYAGKLKSRSTKAGVVTGRIATYKKAVITLKDGETIDFYNNL; from the coding sequence ATGCAAGTATTAACAAAACCCTTACTTACCGAAAAAGTAGCTCAGTTAACTGAGAAACTTAATCGCTTTGTTTTCAAGGTTGATCACAGAGCTAACAAAATACAAATTAAAGCCGCGGTAGAGGAAATGTATGGTGTAACAGTAGTTGCCGTAAATACAATGAAATACGCAGGCAAATTAAAAAGCCGTTCAACTAAAGCTGGTGTAGTAACCGGCCGTATAGCTACTTACAAAAAAGCAGTTATTACATTGAAAGACGGTGAGACAATTGATTTTTATAACAATTTATAA